The proteins below are encoded in one region of Helianthus annuus cultivar XRQ/B chromosome 2, HanXRQr2.0-SUNRISE, whole genome shotgun sequence:
- the LOC118486381 gene encoding extensin-like has protein sequence MPPRFFRRRGRGKGPITAPNNDEAGPSNARAPSTTESDDPQQNRRNLFEPARRSVSHSSTPPNPYGPRSDYEASNPQPSYIPLQRSLSHNSFGDPTPVFRGRFNPANFLQEPGNFNPLGPEDHFSGDHADDMDEDTDPVEPASGTPNHPIEISDGSSFHGSPYVGPDSFQAMFTRHEWYYTPPRHSPPQQQQQQQQDSPEDPRFVAVTPPPPPPPVQPAPPQPPRRRRTGARISVRTGDFHFSSPRQSSASHYPPHQEDPQMGGPSQPVAPQPPPMGFDNPIPAYTSSMAYNPFEPPVHNNYNYAEADPYMVTANYNTQGPYGDPWGVGYPTHGYPIPPRPIVRAQSQPPRFSPPEHEEILQRLDYVEREFHRERRERETFFQGLTSLIKGKSKKDR, from the coding sequence atgccaccaagattcTTCAGGAGAAGAGGAAGGGGCAAGGGGCCAATCACCGCCCCCAATAATGATGAAGCTGGACCCTCGAATGCGAGAGCTCCATCCACCACGGAGAGTGACGATCCCCAGCAGAAccggaggaacctctttgagccagcTCGACGGTCGGTctcgcacagttcaacacctCCTAACCCTTATGGGCCACGATCGGATTACGAGGCCAGCAACCCTCAACCTTCATACATACCATTACAGCGATCCTTATCGCACAACTCCTTCGGTGACCCTACACCAGTTTTTAGGGGCCGGTTTAACCCGGCAAACTTCCTACAAGAACCAGGAAATTTTAACCCATTAGGTCCAGAAGATCATTTCTCTGGAGATCATGCGGacgacatggacgaggatacggaccctgTCGAGCCTGCCAGTGgcacaccaaaccacccgatagagatctcTGACGGATCTTCCTTTCACGGATCGCCCTATGTTGGTCCTGATAGCTTTCAAGCCATGTTTACCAGGCACGAATGGTACTATACGCCTCCTCGCCATTCGccgcctcagcagcagcaacagcagcaacaagaTTCCCCTGAGGATCCAAGgttcgtggcagtcacgccaccacctcctccgccaccagttcaaccggCACCCCCGCAaccaccaaggcgtaggagaaccgGAGCGCGCATTTCTGTGCGAACAGGAGACTTTCATTTTAGTTCTCCACGCCAATCAAGTgccagccactacccgccacatCAAGAAGATCCACAAATGGGTGGGCCTTCGCAACCAGTTGCACCGCAACCCCCGCctatgggttttgataacccaattccgGCATACACGAGTTCCATGGCGTATAATCCGTTCGAACCGCCAGTGCACAACAACTACAACTATGCCGAAGCAGACCCGTACATGGTAACGGCTAACTATAACACTCAAGGACCCTATGGAGATCCATGGGGAGTAGGATACCCAACTCATGGGTACCCGATACCTCCCAGACCTATTGTTCGGGCACAATCGCAACCACCAAGGTTCTCCCCACCAGAGCATGAAGAAATTCTGCAAAGATTGGACTATGTAGAGCGAGAATTTCACAGGGAGCGAAGGGAGCGAGAAACGTTCTTCCAGGGACTGACAAGCTTGATCAAAGGGAAGAGCAAGAAGGACCGCTGA